Proteins encoded by one window of Cellvibrio sp. KY-GH-1:
- a CDS encoding CaiB/BaiF CoA-transferase family protein, whose product MQSLLNSRRPLDGVRVIEIGQLLAGPFAGCMLGYFGAEVIKIEPPEGDPIRGWRVLENGTSHWWRSIGRNKKSITLDLKKPEAQKIARQLIDSADVVIENFRPGVMESWGLGPEEIKKTNPKIVYARISGYGQTGPYATKPGFASVCEGMSGFRYVNGFPDQAPVRPNLSIGDTISGIHAALGIALALLERERNSGEGQVVDVALYESMFNLMEAVVPEFSGAGVIREPSGTTVTGIVPTNTYRCKNGKYVVIGGNGDSIFQRLMEVAGHPEMAHDPRMANNAGRVKHELEIDNALAAWCMSKDADDILQLLEVALVPAGPIYNVHDMFADPHFNERGMFESVEINGKPLKIPAILPKLSDTPGRTDWPGGNVGSHTQEILQSLLDFSPEKIQELKSAGII is encoded by the coding sequence ATGCAAAGTTTATTAAATAGTCGTCGCCCGTTGGATGGCGTTCGCGTTATTGAGATTGGCCAGCTGCTTGCCGGTCCTTTTGCGGGGTGTATGCTCGGTTACTTCGGTGCGGAAGTGATAAAAATAGAACCGCCTGAAGGTGACCCTATTCGTGGTTGGCGCGTGTTGGAAAACGGTACATCCCATTGGTGGCGTAGTATTGGGCGCAACAAAAAAAGTATTACGCTCGATTTAAAAAAACCGGAAGCTCAGAAGATTGCGCGGCAATTAATTGATAGCGCTGATGTAGTAATCGAGAATTTTCGTCCGGGCGTGATGGAAAGTTGGGGCTTGGGTCCAGAAGAAATTAAAAAGACTAACCCTAAAATTGTTTATGCGCGTATTTCCGGTTATGGCCAAACCGGTCCTTATGCAACTAAGCCGGGTTTTGCTTCTGTGTGTGAGGGTATGAGTGGCTTTCGTTATGTCAATGGATTTCCAGATCAGGCACCGGTGCGCCCCAATTTAAGTATTGGCGATACTATTTCCGGCATTCACGCCGCTTTGGGAATTGCTTTGGCGTTGCTGGAGCGCGAGCGTAATTCGGGTGAGGGGCAGGTGGTTGATGTTGCCCTTTATGAATCCATGTTTAATTTGATGGAAGCCGTAGTGCCGGAATTTTCCGGGGCCGGCGTGATTCGCGAGCCTTCGGGTACTACGGTGACCGGGATTGTGCCCACCAATACCTATCGCTGCAAAAACGGAAAATATGTTGTTATTGGCGGTAACGGTGATTCCATTTTTCAGCGCTTGATGGAAGTAGCAGGGCACCCGGAGATGGCGCATGATCCGCGCATGGCAAATAATGCCGGTCGGGTAAAACATGAGTTGGAAATTGACAATGCACTGGCTGCCTGGTGCATGAGCAAAGACGCTGATGACATTTTACAATTACTTGAGGTGGCGCTTGTTCCTGCCGGGCCGATTTATAATGTGCACGATATGTTTGCTGACCCACACTTTAATGAGCGTGGTATGTTTGAATCGGTGGAAATCAATGGCAAGCCATTAAAAATTCCGGCAATCCTGCCTAAACTTTCCGATACACCGGGGCGCACCGATTGGCCAGGTGGCAATGTGGGTAGTCACACTCAGGAAATTTTACAATCGCTATTGGATTTTTCGCCAGAAAAAATTCAGGAATTAAAGTCCGCAGGTATTATTTAG
- a CDS encoding NAD(P)H-quinone oxidoreductase, with product MKFIQLKTPGDATQLFIDEGEVPVPKSNEVLLRVHAAGINRPDILQRQGLYPPPADASPILGLEVAGEIVACGDQVARWQVGDKVCALVNGGGYAEYALAPEAQCLPIPESFSFVEAATLPETFFTVWHNLFQRAQIMAGETLLIHGGTSGIGVCAIQLAVAFGVNVIATASSAEKCAAITALGAVAINYRTQDFVAVVKQLTAGQGANVILDMVGGDYIQRNFSAAAKEGRIVSIAFLNGSKVNIDLMPIMLKRLTLTGSTLRAQSAVAKAKIAQELEFRVWPFFAAKKIKPVIDSVFSFAQVVDAHRRMESNQHIGKIVLNLE from the coding sequence ATGAAATTTATTCAATTAAAAACTCCCGGCGATGCCACTCAACTTTTTATCGATGAAGGTGAAGTTCCTGTGCCTAAATCGAATGAAGTTTTACTTCGCGTTCACGCCGCCGGCATTAATCGACCGGACATTTTACAGCGCCAGGGCTTATACCCACCGCCAGCAGATGCATCGCCAATTCTCGGTTTGGAAGTGGCGGGCGAAATTGTTGCGTGTGGTGATCAGGTTGCTCGTTGGCAAGTGGGCGATAAAGTTTGCGCATTGGTTAACGGGGGTGGATATGCTGAATATGCCCTTGCACCGGAAGCCCAGTGTTTACCAATTCCTGAATCATTTTCTTTCGTTGAAGCCGCTACGCTACCGGAAACTTTTTTTACCGTGTGGCACAACTTGTTTCAGCGCGCGCAAATAATGGCTGGAGAAACTCTGTTGATTCACGGCGGCACCAGTGGTATTGGCGTTTGCGCTATACAATTGGCGGTCGCTTTTGGTGTTAACGTAATAGCTACGGCAAGTAGTGCAGAAAAGTGCGCGGCCATTACCGCTTTGGGGGCAGTGGCCATTAATTATCGCACGCAGGATTTTGTCGCGGTTGTTAAACAGCTAACTGCTGGCCAGGGTGCCAATGTGATCTTGGATATGGTCGGTGGTGATTATATCCAACGTAACTTTTCTGCTGCCGCAAAAGAGGGGCGCATTGTAAGTATTGCTTTTTTAAATGGCAGTAAAGTGAATATCGATTTGATGCCGATAATGTTAAAACGTTTAACCTTAACCGGTTCTACCTTGCGCGCTCAGTCTGCTGTAGCAAAAGCAAAAATTGCGCAAGAGTTGGAGTTTAGGGTTTGGCCATTTTTTGCGGCGAAAAAAATTAAACCAGTAATCGATTCGGTATTTTCATTTGCACAAGTAGTTGATGCCCATCGGCGGATGGAATCGAATCAGCATATTGGAAAAATTGTTCTTAACTTGGAGTGA
- the pdxH gene encoding pyridoxamine 5'-phosphate oxidase, which yields MELKLEDFRREYTQGGLEFTDLAASPFEQFQRWMEQTIKSGLPDPNAMTVATVDATGQPSQRIVLLKHMDERGFVFYTNLNSRKAQELKQNPKISLHFPWYFLERQVKVCGVVEQLSAAEVLKYFVTRPRDSQLGAWASQQSKPISSRALLMQQFESMKNKFAKGEIPVPDFWGGFRVNPHQIEFWQGGAARLHDRFQYNLQTDNSWFIQRLEP from the coding sequence ATGGAATTAAAGCTGGAAGATTTTCGTCGCGAATACACCCAAGGTGGATTGGAGTTTACGGATCTCGCGGCTAGCCCATTCGAACAATTTCAGCGTTGGATGGAGCAGACCATTAAATCCGGCTTGCCAGATCCCAATGCGATGACAGTGGCGACGGTTGATGCGACTGGGCAACCTTCCCAGCGCATTGTGCTGCTAAAGCACATGGATGAAAGAGGTTTTGTGTTTTACACCAACCTGAATAGTCGCAAAGCCCAGGAGTTGAAACAAAACCCCAAAATCAGTTTGCATTTCCCCTGGTATTTTCTGGAGCGGCAAGTGAAAGTTTGCGGTGTGGTTGAGCAATTGTCGGCGGCAGAGGTTTTGAAATATTTTGTAACCCGCCCGCGTGATAGCCAACTGGGTGCATGGGCGTCCCAACAAAGCAAACCTATATCATCGCGTGCGCTGTTAATGCAGCAATTCGAATCCATGAAGAATAAATTCGCCAAGGGTGAAATTCCGGTGCCGGACTTTTGGGGTGGCTTCCGTGTTAATCCTCACCAAATTGAATTCTGGCAGGGTGGTGCGGCGCGTCTGCATGATCGTTTTCAATACAACTTGCAGACGGATAACTCCTGGTTCATCCAACGTTTGGAACCATGA